The DNA segment TGCAGCCCGCAGTGCAGCCTACAGTACAGCCAGCACAGCCCGCGCAGCCCCATCTGAACGGCCATCCACATGAGGACCCCACCAGGCACCTCGTGTCAGCTTTACAAGgtttgtttatttcattttacattcagtacatattatgtaaggattttttttatacaattccATACATATACCACATACTTTCAAActaaataaagctttatagTTAAAGCCCGAGTAAAGTTTGATAGTGGTTGTTGGATGCATGTTATatgaaactctttgtttgGAGCTGGGTGTCAACTggttataaatgtttaaaacatgaaCTCATAAGAACAAAATACTAacctaatataattgtaatatatacattaagagaaacgagaatgttaaattaaaatttatgagtgtggacaaaactaaagggctcatattGGTTTCAAGTATGCgattattgtttacatttttttacccTTATagtaaactaatatatatatataactcaaATAATGTTAGCTCACATAACTCCCGAAAGGGGCTTATTGTCATTAGGCAGCCTGTTGACAGTGACTTCGACATCCTGGTGAAATATAAGAGAATTATGAATTGTATAGTCTCTCCcctttatactattatttgtaatttttggaGTCTCAAGTGTGAAATCCTTACTTACGCTTAGGGGCCGTTCAACTATTGCATAAGCATTATAGGGGAAAGTctttgggggggggggaaaTCGGGGGGGTGGGGTCTTTGATTTTGTTGTTTGATAATTACGTCAACAcagatttttacaaaaaattaatacgtttaattatttttatttttgagagctttccTTACACTTGCTGACaatagggggggggggggataaaTTCCAGTAAATCAGCTTAGTAATTGTACGATTCTGgatggctcgaaggaccaaaatgtacgaTTCTGgatggctcgaaggaccaaaatgtacggttcctgggtcaacgggatgcttcaaataatagagatttattgatttactctatatttaccactcgcgtgttacaatagaatatgagcgaaataatgacgtgctaattgctatataccgaatgaatacaatttaacagtcaaagagagtgcctacgtctggctatgctctcggggtgtaactcccatgatttagttaattgctatgaaacgaataactgtatgtagaagagagtgcatgcgtctggctatactctcggggtgtaactcccatgatttagttaattgctatgaaacgaataactgtatgtagaagagagtgcctgcgtctggctatactctcggggtgtaactcccatgatttagttaattgctatgaaacgaataactgtatgtagaagagagtgcctacgtctggctatgctctcggggtgtaactcccatgatttagttaattgctatgaaacgaataactgtatgtagaagagagtgcctgcgtctggctatactctcggggtgtaactcccatgatttagttaattgctatgaaacgaataactgtatgtagaagagagtgcctacgtctggctatgctctcggggtgtaactcccatgatttagttaattgctatgaaacgaataactgtatgtagaagagagtgcctgcgtctggctatactctcggggtgtaactcccatgatttagttaattgctatgaaacgaataactgtatgtagaagagagtgcctacgtctggctatgctctcggggtgtaactcccatgatttagttaattgctatgaaacgaataactgtatgtagaagagagtgcctacgtctggctatgctctcggggtgtaactcccatgatttagttaattgctatgaaacgaataactgtatgtagaagagagtgcctacgtctggctatgctctcggggtgtaactcccatgatttagttaattgctatgaaacgaataactgtatgtagaagagagtgcctgcgtctggctatactctcggggtgtaactcccatgatttagttaattgctatgaaacgaataactgtatgtagaagagagtgcctacgtctggctatgctctcggggtgtaactcccatgatttagttaattgctatgaaacgaataactgtatgtagaagagagtgcctacgtctggctatactctcggggtgtaactcccatgatttagttaattgctatgaaacgaataactgtatgtagaagagagtgcctacgtctggctatgctctcggggtgtaactcccatgatttagttaattgctatgaaactaataactgtatgtagaagagagtgcctgcgtctggctatactctcggggtgtaactcccatgatttagttaattgctatgaaacgaataactgtatgtagaagagagtgcctacgtctggctatgctctcggggtgtaactcccatgatttagttaattgctatgaaacgaataactgtatgtagaagagagtgcctacgtctggctatgctctcggggtgtaactcccatgatttagttaattgctatgaaacgaataactgtatgtagaagagagtgcctgcgtctggctatgctctcggggtgtaactcccatgatttagttaattgctatgaaacgaataactgtatgtagaagagagtgcctacgtctggctatgctctcggggtgtaactcccatgatttagttaattgctatgaaacgaataactgtatgtagaagagagtgcctacgtctggctatgctctcggggtgtaactcccatgatttagttaattgctatgaaactaataactgtatgtagaagagagtgcatgcgtctggctatactctcggggtgtaactcccatgatttagttaattgctatgaaacgaataactgtatgtagaagagagtgcctgcgtctggctatactctcggggtgtaactcccatgatttagttaattgctatgaaacgaataactgtatgtagaagagagtgcatgcgtcgggctatactctcgggacgtaactccgacgatttgggaaatcgtcacgcttataagtgatcaaCAACATAGGAATGgaacataggaatttgtcaagcttgtaaatgagcaagaatgtacgaaccttggcacgtacatagggatcatcacgcttataaactaagaaagcctgagtgagcaaaatgtacagccttggctcgtacagtaATGCTTGAACAGATATTCGTATTGAGGGGTCGTGATgagtttaacttaaaaaaatgttgcagGTGCGTCTGTAACAAGTGCTCCACCGTCTGAGGAAAGCATTGAAGTGATCTCGGAGCCACCGCCCCAACCCGAACCGGAGCCCGAGAGGGAGCCTACGCCCCCGCCGCAGCCTGGTGAGTGACATTGAgggtgtttttaatttaacgttAAAAATTTCTCAgtacgtaaataatttttccgtcaccaataataaataattttttttttaatttaacatttgtatttcttaatttagttcatttttattgaattatttattttctaattgtaatgtttttcttcaaatgTTGTGTACAGTTGCCATTGCACATGTATTGGGTTTATTGTATGTTAGTgtgtctttttaaaataaatgaattttgagtgaaagagacaaaagagcATTTTAGTTACAATAAACTACATAttcgagcagtgttggtctagtaatttgagcgtgtgactctcaaccctgaggtcgtaggtttgatacCAACAGCATTAAACGGATTgcgtgaaggaaaacatcgtgaggaaaccggcttttcttagacccaaaaagttgacggcgtgtgtcaggcacaggagtcTGATTACCTACCTTTCAAGATTAACAAATGGTCATGATACATGAATTTTGAGGTCCAGccctaaaaatattgtatgatttatatgtttattttttaatctacatatttatataatacagaaACGTATCACATGtcatatacatacaatttcaGTCTGGTAGCCATAGATACTTTTTATCTGGTCAATAACTTGACGTGTCTGGTTTTATTCAGTGTCTCAAGCCCCGCCGGAGCCGAAGACGTACGCAAATCTGCTGAAGTCGGGTGGAACACGCACGTCTCCGCCCGTTGCGCCCGCTCCTGCCCCCGCTCCGGCTCCGGCGCCCGTACCGCCGCTGGAGCAGCGCAATCGTCCGCCACGCGCGCATCCTAACGCTGGTATGCTTGTATCATTTATGTCTTAACAAAATCTCATATCAATTTGCatctggttttttttttttttttataaaatagggggcaaacgggcaggaggctcacctgatgttaagtgataccgccgcccatggacactctcaatgccagagggctcgcgagtgcgttgccggccttttaagaatttgtacgctcttttcttgaaggaccctaagtcgaattggttcggaaatacttcagtgggcagctggtaatacatttcttttatcACAGCCGCGACCTCGGAGACACGCGAGAGCCGCGAGCCACGCGAGTCCCGCGAGCGCGAGGGTCGGCGATACTCGGACTCGCAGCAGCTGTTCCTCGGGAACCTGCCCCACTCGGCGACCGAGGAGGAGCTCCGAGCTCTGTTCGAGCGTTTCGGCCCGGTCGCCGAGCTGCGCGTGCACGGCAAGGCCGCGGCACCCGGGGCCGCCAGGCACCCGAACTACGGCTTCATCACGTACGAGAGCGCCCAAGCGGCGGCCGAATGTCTGAACGCCGCTCCGCTGTTCTTCCCGCCCGATGCCCCGGAGAGCGACCGCGTGAAGCTCAACGTGGAGGAGAAGAAGACACGCGGAAGGGACCCACCCCGTCGCCGTCCTACGTCTTCGCACCGCGCCTACCCGCGTATGCCCTACCGCCGCTAGCCACGCCGCACTCAGGTGacgatatataaataaattatttatttattttacactaacgaaacacatttaaaaaaatattatatttctacgttgcaattgttattattggtGACGGATCTTACGCCTGAAGGCATGGAGACTGTCATTACATGGATCCGCTTCGCATTCAAAGCGGCGATTAACGCATATATAGAGATCTAATCTAatgattgaatttaaattaattaaaacgatattgtaaaacaccgttgtgttatttaatttgactCTGAACCCAAATTCCTTTGAATACTGCTCAGCTCTATATCTCTTAAACTACTAaacagattttgatgaaatttgcCTCGATCTCTAATATCAGTTTACAATACAGCGTTCGTGTAGAaacgatttttaatttttcgacAGTCAAAGTGTCACCAAATATTTTCCAATTGCAACATGATGGTAATCtcctatttttttgttgtcgGTATAAAGCTATGattgtcattataataataattaagcctcaaTTTATTgcttgaaaatttacaaaataaacacacacataatatgtatatatatatatatatttcaaggacctcttataggcctcctccaacgaTTGTCATtaaccgttttttttttttttaatttaaggtGTGAGCGCGCGTCACGACATTGGACGCCCGCCCCGTACGAAAGGACGTCTTCCTTCAAATTAACCGCCGGCATTTATTCTGTATCGCTATACTCTACgagaccgtcgcgcgatcggcCGGCACGGAATCCCGTCACGTCCCCCGTGCTGTAAACACGCTTCGATTTCTCTAAGTAGTTAgatagtaaattaattttatttgctcGTTGGAACTTGACAGGGAACTATTCTGGCGGCGCACTGCGCACATTGAACGAACGAACGTCTCGTTTCGCGTAATGGAAAAACGGAAAACTTAAAAAAGGAAAACTGTCACGTTTCCGATACGTATACGTACACGTATGAATACGTAACAGAGTGCCGTGCGGATAGTTCGACGGACGGAAACAGcggtttttgttttgtaattattgtatgtaagtATTGAATTGCAAGCGTGCCTGTCGAGTTCTTTCGAATCGAATGTATCGTTAGGgttttcaatgttttgttacatattaaaattatttgtatgtgtgaataacatttatttatacgacTAACGCAACGAACAGCAAGCCCCAGTTAACTTAATGTTTGACGCACGCCAGCCATACGGGAATACAAATTTGatgtttagataaaaaataggCAGGCATTTTACAGAATTCTTAATGAGTTTCGATCAGAATCCGTGCATGAACTACATAGGCCCATGTATTCGTGTCAACCGCGTACACGTGAAGCTCGTGGATTGTGATACTCAATCACTTGGGTAATTTCTGTATACTTATAATTCGGTCTTTATATGTTTGAAAGTATCATGGCGTTGCATATGTCCAGTTTAGTTGGAGCTACGGAGCTGTTATATTGGAGATCTTGGTTTTGGAAATCCAGTTTCAATTCTATAGAATGTATTATCAGGGTCATTTATATAACGTATTACCTGGTATAATAGGGAgctttcaagtattacgtagcACATTGTTTatctccccccccccccctcccaAGTAACGTTGGGGGACCCCCCCCCCTAGTATAACATTACGTGACGATTTTAATgccttaattttattaaaaaaaacaatgttacgaatatataaaatccCCCACTTTCGCCTCTAACGCATCTAACGTCCCCCTCCCCCCCAGGTACGTTACGTAACGCAATACTTGTACGGTCCCTTAATGTATAAGGTCGCTGGTATGAAATTGATGAACGCCCGAGCTCTCACTATATTGGACACTGCGACATCTCTAGTTCTCTATGTACCTTATTAccgtatttttatacttttttatataatcggTTTAGGCTTGAGAtgttttacgattttttttttatgaacgtGCCTGCTTTGTGATCGTTAAtggtttaagttaaattttcgTGTATTTTCCTTATTATTAGCGCGTAtccgtaaaatattttataaatattgccgCCCGCTCGAGTGCACTTGGCCCATTGTGAtccattttgtataattaatagttacGATAAATTACTTTTCGCTTAAGAGTTtagatttatgaatatttttataggccACTGCGCGGGTCCACTCGGACGGGTTCCATTTGTCTGTGGTATTTCCCTTCAACGTAAAACGCTCGTGGTGTCGGCAGCCAAGGCTCTATTATTCTCCTACCAAACCTTATTCATGAAGAAAAAAGTCAGTCCAATTGcacttttaaactattatatttacgcctcatttcatcacagcgtacacgcaatttgacagaaagagacaaaagaatACTTTGGTCTGGAGTGCAATTTGgcagattttagtttttttccgAACTGAAATTGTGAACCGTAGTGGGAAAGTTGGTCGAATGAACAACGTTGTTGGGTTTTCCCATTCgacaaaagtatataattgtGAGTACATTATGTCATATATTTAACCAACACATAGTTCATATGACCGACGCCACGACGGTTTTCTAAATTACATgtacttatttattgtaaatagttGTCTGGCGCACACCATGGTCTGGTGCCGCCCGGCCCTAATCATAGAGAAAGGACTTGGATGCCCTCGTAACATTGACCGCTCTCTAGAAAGAGATTGATGGGTCCAAAtactttcataattattttttttttattgtctccCTCACACGCCCCCTataactcgaacgctcagtcCAATCTCTATGAACACATTCACTAATGTTTACGTATATTTTGACATTCTCATCCGTTATCGTCCATGTATCATGTATCTTAGGTGCGAAAGCTCATCGTACTCCAATAATTCAACTGGAAATTATTTGGTGTAAATTGGATTACGGAACTAAGACCTTAAACTTCAAGTCAAAGGTGGTCCCGTGCTGGGCCGCGGTTGTTGCTGGCCACTCTAGTTTACACTAGTAGTCCATATCTGGAGGTGCCAGTCTAAGGATCACAGCTGGGCTGCGCCAGGCCGCCGACCGACGCCAGTTGCCCGTACGCAGCCCTCGAGGCGATGTTTACCACATTGTAATACTCCCGGGCCCTGTTTGTGAAGTGTAAATGGTGACGTGTGCGCGACTGCAATGAGTTGTCCTCTGTAATAGAGATGTACTTTTTGTAACAAATcgtgtgttttatttatttcaaccCCATTAGTTAGCTTATGAatagtttttgaaaattttattatcaactaTCGCAGGAACAACAATTATTATGAAGCCAAAAGCTTATCTTGGTGTTCGTATTTTAGTTGACTGATTGAGTTTCATAATTAGCATCTccttcattaatttattaattgattttgtGTTGAAAGTATTTGTACTTTGATATAATGGGTTGATCGTAAATTGCTCCCAAATTTctcttaatatgtttttttataaaatgtattgactgccaattttaaatttttaaactattttatgaATTACAAAAGGGTTGATTACGTCATCTGTGGATTATATTATGTGAATTAATAACtctgtaattatataaacagatGTTAGAACATTCGGCCTTAACGTAGAAGTTGGTTGGAGAAAAGTGGGTCGTGATACCTTATTTGGGTATGACAAATCCTCTAGAATTTCAATCACTCTGTAATGAATGTTCCAGAAAGTCTTTGACATGAACttctctattaaaaaaaaattcgtaGTAGCATGTAATAAAGCCGTGGTTCTGAGATCACAAACTCCCCAATGGGGCTGGCATATTCTTGCGTTAAGCAAACTTGTTTTTTTGCTCTAATTCGTTAAATGCCAAATACATTGAATAGTCAACATAAAACACGCTGGATTTTCTCGATGTTTACGACCAGTTTACAAACGAGTGCTACAAAcgcatttaaaaatacattagtgCATAGCCCAAACACTTAATTGCGCCTTAAATATGGGCCTCGTGTCCTATTGggaggatatttttttttacgaataATGACGATTCGGGAATGAGTATACGCCACGGAACAGCGGCGAGGCATGGCCAGTAAGCCAGTACGGCGGCGTACGTTCCCACACACGGCCGCCTCATACATAACATTCGCAGAAGGAACCGACTGCCCGTGGTGagttaaatcttttaaacatacacatttttaattacgataaatattgaggtatttatttattgaaatttaatacggtaaattattttgatggcATTGtaagtcatattttttattgttcattattttattgtgtaactatttcaaatttaatccCTAAAATGGATAAACAGGTTCCTGGAATGTATCCTTAACCTTCTTGTAGTGTTGCTTATTTCGTTTTTGGCACACCAATTTTGATCTCAGACTCATAATAAGATTATTGTTTAACATTGattcaataacaaataatatatattcatgaCATACCTTTTTATGattaatagttgttttatatatattgcttGCTACGGTGGCAGtgcgaaaaaaaattaaacccgAAAgtacagtaaataaaacaataatagtaaaaactatctaacgttattttttttcctaacAAATTGAGACATTTTGACGTTGACGTTTTTAGTTTTGGTTTAATTATAGGTGCTAGGCTGTTGACTGACAGCAACGGCATTAATTTAAATCCATAACGTTTACTAACTTAccctaaaaaataaatatatatatactacaacACAGGTTTGGTATagttataacaatttattgtatcctaaattaacaataaccCAATTGTATGGTGACAcagaaatttttttattatcatataagcGGGGTCACCGCAGCTATCAACGGACACCAGATAACTTGGCTTCCGTCCGTGCAAACCATGTTTTGCACGATTAAGGCTAGcctcattttaaaatatctaacaaAAAGAATTGAGCTATCCCCGAAATCTCTCGCTTTCGTGAactttacattattttgtttaaagatcttgaataattaaaaaaaatatattatgttgatTGTTCATAATGCTTAGTTCATTCGTATAGTTCATTTGGGTTTTCTTTtactgaattattttatatacacgGGGTCCTCAACACAAAGTGATAATAAGTATGACgcaattgtcttttgttttttcgacgtagtttcgatttttttttattttctaaagctGGAATtctctttttaaaaaatcttcctGATTCCTTCTAAAACCTTGGACCGCCACACTACTGTCATTCTGTTCAAATCGATAGCCCCTGAGGTGTTCACAATTCAAAGCCAGCTTCTTCAATTGCAGTCATCGCAACTTTGTTATTTCTCTTGTCCAAAGTTGCCTTAAAAGTGCTTTCAGGATTAAGGTGGCCAGCCTTTGGCAGTCTCAGAATAACCAGACCACGTTTTTACTTGCAGTACTGTTTTTAGTTATAGGTAGTActgattttagtttttagtcaTAAGAAGCGAgctaaacattaattttgttgCAAACCGATAtccccgtttgccccctattttataaaaaaaaccctttGTGAAAGTCTATGCGCGTATGAAATATTTCTGAACACTGCCACTTTTTTCATACTCCAATAGTTTGTTCCTTTCAAGTCTTAATTTACCAGCTCCGTATTCCAacagatattttttcttaaggCGCGGACttaaattttacacatttttaaaaacacgtTTAATGCcttgtgtttttaaaaaccaaagagtttgctttttttattcctgccagcatttatttattttatttccaagtATAATGTATCGAATTATCAATATTCGTTAAACAGCATTCGTATTTCTCtatttgaaaatggaaaacaatttatttttaaatataaaaaagttttgctATGTGTCTCTAGTCTGTGTCTATTAACCagtaattctaaaataatattggcttaaaggtctcgttaccaggccataaaattatttaaaaaaaaatctaaaataatattctaaacaTTGTCTTGAAGTTTTAACGCCTTCATAACGAATCTTGATGTAGTACTATTCAATACTGctatattctattttatgtCTTGACCTGCCGTAACTAAAATCGGGATTTCGAAATGGTTCTGCTCATACCATTTTACAGTGTACATAGTAC comes from the Pieris brassicae chromosome 4, ilPieBrab1.1, whole genome shotgun sequence genome and includes:
- the LOC123708226 gene encoding ras GTPase-activating protein-binding protein 2; the protein is MVMEASPSPQSVGREFVRQYYTLLNKAPAHLHRFYNNYSSFVHGGLDAPNRETLPVVGQKQIHNRIQQLNFRDCHAKISQVDAQATLGNGVVVQVTGELSNGGAPMRRFTQTFVLAAQSPKKYYVHNDIFRYQDIVFSDEEGEGSGRSEGEEEEVSPAAYFPAGGFPPPPFPAPPQPPHAPLVSPPQPTPPVQPAVQPTVQPAQPAQPHLNGHPHEDPTRHLVSALQGASVTSAPPSEESIEVISEPPPQPEPEPEREPTPPPQPVSQAPPEPKTYANLLKSGGTRTSPPVAPAPAPAPAPAPVPPLEQRNRPPRAHPNAAATSETRESREPRESREREGRRYSDSQQLFLGNLPHSATEEELRALFERFGPVAELRVHGKAAAPGAARHPNYGFITYESAQAAAECLNAAPLFFPPDAPESDRVKLNVEEKKTRGRDPPRRRPTSSHRAYPRMPYRR